The genomic window ATGGTGGTCGGGGCGCGCGCCGCTGACGAAGGCGTTCGTCGTCCTCGCAACCCCCGTGTACCTGCTCGCGGTCTCGCTCATGGTGTTCTGGATCATCGCCGGGGCGTTCCCGCCGGTCGAGCAGGTGCTCCTGGTCCTCGCCCTCTTCGGATTCATCCTGATCGGTGGCATACCCACGCACTACGTTCAGCGCCGCTTCGACCTCGACGCCATCGTTCAGCGCGCCCGGGCGGAAGAATCGGCCGAGATGGCGCGGGCGACCTCGGAGCGCGAGCACGCATCGGATACCCGGCGCGATTGATGGGCGGGTCGCAGCGCACTCGAGGGTTCGTCGCCTGACACAGTCTCGGTATGGAAACCGCCCCGATGCTCACCTGGACCCTCCAGCAGGAGATCCCGATCCCGCCTGACGTCACCTCGCTGCTGGTCGACGGGGAGACCGCCGTCGCCTCGTTCAGCACCTTCCGCGACTCCGCCACCTTCACGACCCGGCGTCTGATCGTGCGCGATGCTCAGGGCATCACCGGCAAGAAGGTCGAGATCTACTCCCTGCCGTACTCGATGATCAGCATGTGGTCGTCGGAGAACGCGGGGATGCTCGACTTCAACTCCGAGATCGAGCTCTGGACCCGCGCGGGGCACATCAAGATCAAGCTCGCGAAGGGCGCCGACATCCGCCGCATCGACTCGCTCATCGCCTGGGCCGTGCTCTCCGTCGCGAAGGCCTAGTCGCCCGCAAGGGGAGCGGCGCCGGAGCCGCCGAGCGTTCGCCGCAGGAGCCGCCGTGCGTTCGCCGCAGGAGCGGCGGCGAAGCAGTGAGCGTCGCGCGTTCGCCGCAGGAGCGGCGGCGAAGCATTAAACGGAGAGGGGATGACGGGAATCGAACCCGCGTGATCAGTTTGGAAGACTGAGGCTCTACCATTGAGCTACATCCCCGCGAGGGCCAGTTTCGGCCCGTGCGAGACGCAAGCCTAACGCATCCGCGAGAGGCTCCCGGCGTCCGGATGGCTCCGCTCGGCTAGACTTGCCGAGGCCATTTTTCGGACGACCCTTCGTCTTCCGTTGCTCTGGTCAACGGGTCGTCCTCCTCGGGGCGTAGCTCAGCTTGGCTAGAGCGCCCGCTTTGGGAGCGGGAGGTCGCAGGTTCAAATCCTGTCGCCCCGACCACGACCCCCACATGCCGCACGCCAACACACTCAGGAGAACCCCTTTTGGTCCAGTCCACGGTTGAGAAGCTGAGCCCCACCCGCGTCAAGATCGCCATCACGGTCACGCCGGAGGAGCTCAAGCCCAGCATCGAGCACGCGTACAAGCACATCGCCGAGTCGGTGAGCATCCCGGGCTTCCGCAAGGGAAAGGTTCCGCCGCCCATCGTCGACCAGCGCGTCGGCCGCGGCGAGGTTCTCAACCACGCCGTCAGCGAGGGCCTCGACGGCTTCTTCCGCGCCGCCGTGCAGGAGCAGAAGCTGCGCACTCTCGGCCGCCCCTCGGCCGACGTCACCGACTGGCCCAGCGAGAAGGACTTCTCGGGCGACCTGAAGATCGAGGTCGAGGTCGACGTGCGACCCGAGTTCGACATCCCGAACTACGCTGGGCTCGAACTGACCGTCGACACCGCCGAGGTCACCGACGAGGAGGTGCAGGCCGAGCTCGACCAGCTGCGCTCGCGCTTCGGCACCCTCATCACCGTCGACCGCCCCGCGGCGACCGGCGACTTCGTGCAGATCGACCTCACCGCCACCGTCGAGGGCAACACCGTCGACACCGCCAGCTCGATCTCGTATGAGGTCGGCTCGGGCGAGCTCATCGAGGGCATCGACGAGGCGCTCGACTCGCTCAGCGCCGGCGAGACCACCACCTTCGAGTCGGTGCTGCTCGGCGGCGACCACGAGGGCAAGACCGCGCAGATCGAGGTCACCGTGCTCTCCGTCAAGGAGCGCGAGCTGCCCGAGGCCGACGATGACTTCGCCCAGATCGCCAGCCAGTTCGACACCTTCGCCGAGCTGACCGACGACATCCGCGAGCAGGTCAAGCGCAATAAGGCCTTCGGCCAGGGCGCGCAGGCCCGCGACCTCCTCCTCGAGAAGCTGCTGGCCGAGGTCGAGATCCCCGTTCCCGAGTCGCTCGTCGAGCAGGAGGTGCACCGCCACCTCGAGAACGAGAACCGCCTCGAGGACGACGTGCACCGCGCCGAGGTCACCGAGTCGACGAAGACCACCTTCACCAACCAGATCTTCCTCGACGCGCTCGCCGAGAAGGAGGAGGTCAAGGTCAGCCAGCAGGAGCTCACCCAGTACCTGATCCAGGGTGCCGCGCAGTACAACATGGAGCCGGGCGAGTTCATCCAGCTGCTCGACCAGAACGGCCAGATCCCGTCGATGGTCGGCGAGGTCGCCCGCTCGAAGGCGCTCTCCGTCGCCCTCAGCAAGGCGAAGGTCGTCGACGGCAACGGCGACGCGGTCGACCTCTCGGCCTTCACCGCCGCGGCTACCGAGCCCGTCACCGACGCCATCCCCGATGGCGACGACGAGGAAGCGCACGACGACCACGAGGGTCACAACCACTAGGCAGCACCCGCACGATGCGAAGGGCCCGGCGCGCGAGCGTCGGGCCCTTCGTCGTCGGCGCCCCTCAGCGATCCCGCCCGATCAGGCGAGCCGCATGCCCATGATGATGCCGCCGTCGTCCTCGACGGCGACCCGCGAGAAGCCCAGGTGCTCGTAGAAGCCGATCGCACGCGCGTTCGCGGCGTCGACACCGAGGTGCACCCCGGCGACGCCCCGCGAGCGCAGGCGGTCGAGCAGGCGCTCGATGAGCATCCGGCCCGCCCCCTGCCCCTGCAGCCGCGGCAGCAGGTTGATGTGCAGGTGCGCCGGGAACGGCCCGGTGATCGCGGCGGGCGTCGTCTCGGGCGCGTGGATGCTCCGCACGAGCCGCTGGTCGGCCGCGGGCCGCGCCTGCTCGAGCGGGTACCGCGCCTGCAGGGGAGGCCACCAGCTCTGCGCGCACCACGCCTCGAACCTCGGAGTGTCCGCCGTCGCGACCAGGTACCCCGCGACTCCGCTCTCGTCGTCGACGACCTCGCACAGCGCCGGGTCGGTGATGGCGTGCGGGGCGCACCAGAGGTGGCCCAGCAGGTCGGGGTCGGCGTACATCGAGCTCGCATCCGCTCCCGCGTCTCCGGTCTGCCGGCAGACCCGGTAGAGGGCGGGGAGGTCGGCGGGGGTGGGGCGTCGGAAGCGCGGCATGAGCCCACGGTAGCGGCGGGGCGGCGGCGGTGGAGCACCCCGACGAGGGCCGCGACGACACCCTCTCTGCCCACGGCGAACACGGCCGGGCGCGCGCGTTGGCTTCTGTAGATTCGAACCACGAGACGAACAAGGAGCTCACTCCCATGGCCGAACCGGCAATGCCCAACAGTGTTTTCGACCGCCTTCTGAAAGACCGGATCATCTGGCTCGGTTCCGAGGTGCGCGATGACAACGCCAACGAGATCGCGGCGAAGCTCCTGCTTCTCGCTGCCGAGGATCCTGAGAAGGACATCTACCTCTACATCAACTCGCCCGGTGGCTCGATCACCGCGGGCATGGCCATCTACGACACGATGCAGTTCGTGCCGAACGACATCGTCACGGTCGGCATCGGCATGGCCGCCTCGATGGGCCAGCTGCTGCTGACGGCGGGCACGAAGGGCAAGCGCTACATCACGCCGAACGCCCGTGTTCTGCTGCACCAGCCGCACGGCGGCTTCGGCGGAACCTCGAGCGACATCCAGACGCAGGCCGCGCTCATCACCGACATGAAGCACCGTCTCGCGGCCATCACGGCCGAGGCGACGGGCAAGTCGGTCGAGCAGGTCAACGCCGACGGAGACCGCGACCGCTGGTTCAACGCGCAGGAGGCCCTCGAGTACGGCTTCGTCGACCACATCCGCTCCTCGGCCACCGACATCGTCGGCGGCGGCGGAACCCAGGCCTAGGCCCGTCGAGATCAAGAGAGAGACGCACATGGAAACCCCGAACCTCGGCGGCTCCCCGCTCGCGATGCCGAGCAGCCGCTACATCCTCCCCAGCTTCGAGGAGCGCACCGCCTACGGCTACAAGCGCCAGGACCCGTACGCGAAGCTCTTCGAGGACCGCATCATCTTCCTCGGCGTGCAGGTCGACGACGCGAGCGCCGACGACGTCATGGCGCAGCTGCTCGTGCTCGAGTCGCAGGACCCTGATCGCGACATCGTCATGTACATCAACAGCCCCGGCGGCTCGTTCACGGCCATGACGGCGATCTACGACACGATGCAGTACATCCGTCCCGAGATCCAGACGGTCGTGCTCGGCCAGGCGGCCTCCGCCGCGGCCGTGCTGCTCGCGGCCGGCACCCCGGGCAAGCGTCTCGCCCTGCCGAACGCGCGCGTGCTCATCCACCAGCCCGCCACGGGCGATGCGGGCCGCGGTCAGGCCTCCGACATCGAGATCCAGGCGAAGGAGATCGCGCGTCTGCGCGAGTGGCTGGAGGAGACCCTGGCCCACCACTCCAACCGCACCAAGGAGCAGGTTAACAAGGACATCGACCGCGACAAGATCCTCATCGCGCAGGAGGCCCTCGAGTACGGCCTGATCGACCAGGTGCTCACGAGCCGCAAGACGCTCAACGCGCTGACCGCGTAACTCGCGCCACGCAGTACGGGGGCCCCGCATCCATTCACGGATGCGGGGCCCTCGTCGTTCGCGGTTGCGGGTCAGTCGACCGGGTTCGACCCCGCACCGCTCGCCCGGCGACGCAGCACGATCGCCGTGACGATGCCGGCGACGAGGAGGAGCGCGAGCACGCCGCCGACGATGCCGAGCACGAGGGCCACCTCGTCCGTGTCGCTCACCCCGGTCGTCGCGGTGTCGTCGCCCGGCGCCGGCGCCGCGGCTTCGTCGGAGGCCTCGGGCGCGGCGCTCGCGTCGGGCACCTCGCTCGGGCCCGTCTCGGCCGCCGGCTCGCCGGTCACCGAGGCCTCGCCGCAGACGGGAGGCTCGGCGAGCCCCGTCTGCACGGCGGCGTCGCCCGTGGGCGCGTAGCTGAAGGAGTAGCTGTCGCTCACGGTGTGGCCGTCGGCCGAGATGAACTGGTAGGCGAGCGTGTAGTCGCCTGCGGCTCCGAGCCCCGCGCCCATGCCCATGGATGTGCCGGCCACCTCGAGGCACCCGTCGCCGTAGTAGAGCCCGGCGGCGTCGGTCACCTGGATGGCGAAGCCCGCGGTCTCGGCGCCGGCCGCCCCCTCGGGGGCGAGCATCGCCTCGTTCGTCGTGAGCACGAAGCCCTCGGGCACGGCCGCGACGGCCTCGCCCTCCGCCGGGGTCGACGAGACGACGTAGTTGTGGGCGCTCGCCGGCAGGCTGGCGCCGAGGGCGAGCAGTGCGGACATCCCGATGATGCTCGCTGCAGCGGTGGTGCGACGCATGGCGTCTCCTTCCTTAGGCCGAGGCGCGCGCGGCGCGACGGCTGATGATGGCGAGCGCGACGCCCACGGTACCCACGAGGAGTCCGAGAACGCCGAGCACGCGGGCGAGAACGTCGCCCTGTCCTGTGGCGGTGGTGGTGGCGGATGCCGCGCTCGCGTCGCCCTCGGCGGCGGTCGTCGTGGCGGTCTCGTCGTCGGAGGCCTCGTCGTCGGAGGTCGCCTCGTCGCTCGCGCCGTGGCCGGCCTCGGCGGCGCCGGCGAGCACGACCGAGGGAACGTCCTCGCCCTCCCAGACGGCGGTGCCCTCGGTGCAGGTCTGCGTGGTGCGGAACTCGACGGCATCGCCCTCCTCGCCGTCCGGCAGCTGGAGCGAGAGCGCGAAGACGTCGCGGAACCCGTCCTCGAGCCCGCCGGTGGTCGAGGTGTAGACGATCTGGCCGACGCGCTCGGTGAGCGGCTCGCCGTAGGCGCTCTCGACGGGCTCGTCGAGCGGCACCATGACCTTCTCGACCGTCCACAGCGGGTTGATCGTCGGGGTGACCGACGGCACCGACTCGGGGATGTCGATCGTGACGACCTGCGTGGGCGAGCCCTCGCAGCCGTGGGGGACGCTGAGGGTGACGACGGTGTAGGCGCCGGGAGCCGAGCTCGAGGCGGAGGCCGACACGTGGGCGGAGGCCGCGGTGGGGGCGGCGAGGGCGAGCAGGGTGCCCGCGACGACGGCGGGGA from Microcella daejeonensis includes these protein-coding regions:
- a CDS encoding PH domain-containing protein, producing METAPMLTWTLQQEIPIPPDVTSLLVDGETAVASFSTFRDSATFTTRRLIVRDAQGITGKKVEIYSLPYSMISMWSSENAGMLDFNSEIELWTRAGHIKIKLAKGADIRRIDSLIAWAVLSVAKA
- the tig gene encoding trigger factor, which translates into the protein MVQSTVEKLSPTRVKIAITVTPEELKPSIEHAYKHIAESVSIPGFRKGKVPPPIVDQRVGRGEVLNHAVSEGLDGFFRAAVQEQKLRTLGRPSADVTDWPSEKDFSGDLKIEVEVDVRPEFDIPNYAGLELTVDTAEVTDEEVQAELDQLRSRFGTLITVDRPAATGDFVQIDLTATVEGNTVDTASSISYEVGSGELIEGIDEALDSLSAGETTTFESVLLGGDHEGKTAQIEVTVLSVKERELPEADDDFAQIASQFDTFAELTDDIREQVKRNKAFGQGAQARDLLLEKLLAEVEIPVPESLVEQEVHRHLENENRLEDDVHRAEVTESTKTTFTNQIFLDALAEKEEVKVSQQELTQYLIQGAAQYNMEPGEFIQLLDQNGQIPSMVGEVARSKALSVALSKAKVVDGNGDAVDLSAFTAAATEPVTDAIPDGDDEEAHDDHEGHNH
- a CDS encoding GNAT family N-acetyltransferase, with protein sequence MPRFRRPTPADLPALYRVCRQTGDAGADASSMYADPDLLGHLWCAPHAITDPALCEVVDDESGVAGYLVATADTPRFEAWCAQSWWPPLQARYPLEQARPAADQRLVRSIHAPETTPAAITGPFPAHLHINLLPRLQGQGAGRMLIERLLDRLRSRGVAGVHLGVDAANARAIGFYEHLGFSRVAVEDDGGIIMGMRLA
- a CDS encoding ATP-dependent Clp protease proteolytic subunit, whose product is MAEPAMPNSVFDRLLKDRIIWLGSEVRDDNANEIAAKLLLLAAEDPEKDIYLYINSPGGSITAGMAIYDTMQFVPNDIVTVGIGMAASMGQLLLTAGTKGKRYITPNARVLLHQPHGGFGGTSSDIQTQAALITDMKHRLAAITAEATGKSVEQVNADGDRDRWFNAQEALEYGFVDHIRSSATDIVGGGGTQA
- a CDS encoding ATP-dependent Clp protease proteolytic subunit, whose amino-acid sequence is METPNLGGSPLAMPSSRYILPSFEERTAYGYKRQDPYAKLFEDRIIFLGVQVDDASADDVMAQLLVLESQDPDRDIVMYINSPGGSFTAMTAIYDTMQYIRPEIQTVVLGQAASAAAVLLAAGTPGKRLALPNARVLIHQPATGDAGRGQASDIEIQAKEIARLREWLEETLAHHSNRTKEQVNKDIDRDKILIAQEALEYGLIDQVLTSRKTLNALTA
- a CDS encoding copper resistance CopC family protein codes for the protein MRRTTAAASIIGMSALLALGASLPASAHNYVVSSTPAEGEAVAAVPEGFVLTTNEAMLAPEGAAGAETAGFAIQVTDAAGLYYGDGCLEVAGTSMGMGAGLGAAGDYTLAYQFISADGHTVSDSYSFSYAPTGDAAVQTGLAEPPVCGEASVTGEPAAETGPSEVPDASAAPEASDEAAAPAPGDDTATTGVSDTDEVALVLGIVGGVLALLLVAGIVTAIVLRRRASGAGSNPVD
- a CDS encoding YcnI family protein, with the translated sequence MITRHLAIPAVVAGTLLALAAPTAASAHVSASASSSAPGAYTVVTLSVPHGCEGSPTQVVTIDIPESVPSVTPTINPLWTVEKVMVPLDEPVESAYGEPLTERVGQIVYTSTTGGLEDGFRDVFALSLQLPDGEEGDAVEFRTTQTCTEGTAVWEGEDVPSVVLAGAAEAGHGASDEATSDDEASDDETATTTAAEGDASAASATTTATGQGDVLARVLGVLGLLVGTVGVALAIISRRAARASA